The Carassius gibelio isolate Cgi1373 ecotype wild population from Czech Republic chromosome B22, carGib1.2-hapl.c, whole genome shotgun sequence genome window below encodes:
- the zgc:171601 gene encoding uncharacterized protein zgc:171601 isoform X2: MRILIVSFCISLLYIHGVSGAVTDEIEKVLVMEGDSATLHAGETQAEDMKVWTFGPEETVIVRNSEIRMFKDRLLVDQSTGSLTIKNITANFSGIYKLHIIKENLNKKFNVTVYARLPVPVISSNSSQCSSSYCSLLCSVVNVGHVTLSWYKGNSLLSSISVSDLSISLSLPLEVEYQEKNSYSCVINNPITNQTTHLDISKLCHTCPAQGLSVGVIAGICVGLLLVAGGPGVYCCYKKFAKGNDQTTTHQAIPLENDPVSSTAPCLPRRDTNNPNNGQALLEVANNPNNANKEIPDQEKDLPDGPEESGPLIDDEEILDQGRDLPGGLEESDPLHDMFHSEPDQVKKIKVKQGDTVTLKSGVTEIQIHDRLRWKYADSRASESTTLYSVIAVYDKRSDKIFEREGPGGKFKDRLQLDHQTGNLTIKNMRVKDSGLFKLEIKSDTNPLTKTIKVNVRVPTKMVLDDPNDTLLSLIPEEDPNDTSTYSVESGI, translated from the exons ATGAGGATATTAATTGtttcattttgcatttcattaCTCTACATACATG GAGTGTCTGGTGCTGTAACAGATGAAATAGAAAAAGTTttagtgatggagggagattctgccACTCTACATGCTGGTGAAACACAGGCAGAAGATATGAAAGTTTGGACCTTTGGACCTGAAGAAACTGTCATAGTTAGGAACTCAGAAATTAGGATGTTTAAAGACAGATTGCTGGTGGACCAATCAACTGGATCTCTTACCATTAAGAACATCACAGCTAATTTTTCAggaatatataaattacatattattaaGGAGAACTTAAACAAGAAATTTAATGTCACGGTCTATG ctcgtctacctgttcctgtcatcagcagtaactcttcacaatgttcttcatcatattgttcactgttgtgttcagtggtgaatgtgggtcatgtgactctctcctggtacaaaggaaacagtttattgtccagcatcagtgtgtctgatctcagcatcagtctctctctacctctggaggtggaatatcaggagaaaaacagctacagctgtgtgatcaacaatcccatcacaaaccagaccacacatctggacatcagcaaactctgtcacacatgtCCAG CACAAGGACTGTCTGTAGGTGTTATAGCGGGGATATGTGTTGGTCTTCTGCTGGTAGCTGGGGGACCTGGGGTTTACTGTTGCTACAAAAAGTTTGCAAAAGGAAATG ATCAGACAACTACGCATCAAGCTATTCCTCTAGAAAATG ACCCTGTTTCTTCCACGGCACCGTGTCTACCGCGCCGTGACACTAATAACCCAAATAATG GTCAAGCTCTTTTGGAAGTAGCTAATAACCCAAATAATG CAAATAAGGAAATTCCTGATCAGGAGAAAGATTTACCTGACG GTCCGGAAGAATCTGGTCCACTTATTGATG ATGAGGAAATTCTTGATCAGGGGAGAGATCTCCCAGGTG GTCTGGAAGAATCTGATCCACTTCATG ATATGTTCCATTCCGAACCAGATCAAgtgaagaaaataaaagtaaaacaaggAGATACTGTCACTCTAAAGAGTGGTGTTACTGAGATACAGATACATGATCGGCTACGGTGGAAATATGCTGATTCCAGAGCTTCTGAATCCACAACCTTGTATAGTGTCATCGCTGTATACGATAAAAGGAGTGACAAGATCTTTGAAAGGGAAGGTCCTGGAGGGAAATTCAAAGACAGGCTACAGCTGGACCACCAGACTGGAAATCTCACCATCAAGAACATGAGAGTCAAAGACAGTGGGCTATTTAAATTAGAGATCAAGAGCGACACCAATCCACTTACAAAAACAATCAAAGTCAATGTCCGTG ttcCTACAAAAATGGTATTGGATGATCCAAATGACACATTGTTGTCATTGATACCAGAAGAGGACCCCAACGACACTTCTACATATAGTGTAGAGTCGGGGATATAG
- the LOC127988171 gene encoding uncharacterized protein LOC127988171, giving the protein MVHAFVLFSLSLFCLIGAFGVETDEVKSVSVMEGDSVTLQTDVEITKDDLILWRFGAEDSPMAEVNRSAQIISVSESTRGFKDRLELDPQTGSLTVRNITTDHSGIYKAQIIGNKMIRKTFNVTVYARLPVPIISRDCSSSSSSSCSVVNVSHVTLSWYKGNSLLSSISVSDLSSSVSLHLEVDYQDNNSYSCVVNNHICNQTTHLDTGELCQIHSDSECVCCCDTTKAVIQLVISALVGVATVVVLGFEITSGKAEKKKHPHTKTTPTSTSALH; this is encoded by the exons ATGGTCCATGCgtttgttttgttcagtttgtCTTTGTTCTGTCTTATTG GTGCGTTTGGTGTTGAGACggatgaagtgaagtcagtgtcagtgatggagggagattcagtcactctacagACTGATGTTGAAATAACAAAAGATGATCTGATTCTGTGGAGATTCGGAGCTGAAGACTCTCCCATGGCTGAAGTCAACAGATCAGCCCAAATCATCTCAGTTTCTGAAAGTACCAGAGGATTCAAGGACAGATTGGAGTTGGACCCCCAGACTGGATCTCTCACTGTAAGGAACATCACAACGGACCACTCTGGCATTTATAAAGCACAGATCATTGGAAATAAGATGATAAGAAAAACATTCAATGTCACAGTTTATG CTCGTCTGCCTGTCCCTATCATTAGCAGAGACtgttcttcatcttcatcttcatcttgttcagtggtgaatgtgagtcatgtgactctctcctggtacaaaggaaacagtttattgtccagcatcagtgtgtctgatctcagcagcAGCGTCTCTTTACATCTGGAGGTTGACTATCAGGATAacaacagctacagctgtgtggtCAACAATCACATCTGTAACCAGACCACGCATCTGGACACTGGTGAACTCTGTCAGATACATTCAG ACTCTGAATGTGTCTGCTGTTGTGACACTACTAAAGCTGTGATCCAATTGGTCATCTCTGCTCTGGTGGGTGTGGCTACTGTTGTTGTTCTGGGTTTTGAAATCACATCCGgaaaagctgaaaagaaaaaacatcctCATACAAAAACAACTCCTACATCAACTTCAGCCCTACACTGA